In Desulfarculaceae bacterium, the following are encoded in one genomic region:
- the argJ gene encoding bifunctional glutamate N-acetyltransferase/amino-acid acetyltransferase ArgJ, with protein MDQLPDLGDAPLKENHEVKAVVDGFSAAAAPAGLRKDGRADLALIAADQAVSAAGVFTTNKLAAAPVQVSRKHVASGRARAILANSGGANASTGEPGLVACNSTCAAVAAALGCSAEEVLPCSTGVIGLVLDDKKVNAVVPDLAANLKPEGLPEAAGAFMTTDAFKKMAMREALVGGVNTRVVGMAKGAGMIRPDMATMLCFVLTDAAASPEALKEILAEAVEQSFNRISVDGDTSTNDTVLLLASGKANNAELTPGDPDLAWLGGAVTAVCQELAAMVVSDGEGAGHLVRVRVTGAASAAQARGLAYALAHSLLVKTALTGGDPNWGRILSTAGAHAAREGHPFEAEKTAIYMGNVAVAKGGVATGAEAEAQAVKVMARPRYEMRLELGLGNEEHWLLTTDLTKDYVDLNADYRS; from the coding sequence ATGGACCAGCTTCCCGATCTGGGCGACGCCCCGCTCAAGGAAAACCACGAGGTAAAGGCCGTGGTGGACGGTTTTTCGGCCGCCGCCGCTCCGGCGGGCCTGCGCAAGGACGGGCGGGCCGACCTGGCCCTCATCGCCGCCGACCAGGCGGTGAGCGCGGCCGGGGTTTTCACCACCAACAAGCTGGCCGCCGCGCCGGTGCAGGTGAGCCGCAAGCACGTGGCCTCGGGCCGGGCGCGGGCCATCCTGGCCAACAGCGGCGGGGCCAACGCCTCCACCGGCGAGCCCGGCCTGGTGGCCTGCAACTCCACCTGCGCGGCGGTGGCCGCAGCCCTGGGCTGCTCGGCGGAGGAAGTTCTGCCATGCTCCACCGGGGTCATCGGCCTGGTGCTGGACGACAAGAAAGTCAACGCGGTGGTGCCCGATCTGGCCGCCAACCTGAAGCCCGAGGGCCTGCCCGAGGCGGCCGGGGCCTTCATGACCACCGACGCCTTCAAGAAGATGGCCATGCGCGAGGCTTTGGTGGGCGGGGTCAACACCCGGGTGGTGGGCATGGCCAAGGGCGCGGGCATGATCCGGCCGGACATGGCCACCATGCTCTGCTTCGTGCTCACCGACGCGGCCGCCTCGCCCGAGGCGCTCAAGGAAATATTGGCCGAGGCGGTGGAGCAGAGCTTCAACCGCATCAGCGTGGACGGCGACACCTCCACCAACGACACGGTGCTCCTGTTGGCCAGCGGCAAGGCAAATAATGCCGAGCTGACCCCCGGCGATCCGGACCTGGCCTGGCTGGGCGGCGCGGTCACCGCCGTGTGCCAGGAGCTGGCCGCCATGGTGGTCTCCGACGGCGAGGGCGCGGGCCATCTGGTCCGGGTGCGGGTCACTGGCGCGGCCTCGGCCGCCCAGGCCCGGGGCCTGGCCTATGCCCTGGCCCATTCGCTGTTGGTAAAGACCGCGCTGACCGGCGGGGACCCCAACTGGGGCCGGATTCTATCCACCGCCGGGGCCCACGCCGCGCGGGAGGGACACCCCTTCGAGGCTGAGAAAACGGCTATTTACATGGGCAACGTGGCCGTGGCCAAGGGCGGAGTGGCCACCGGAGCCGAGGCCGAGGCCCAGGCAGTGAAGGTCATGGCCCGGCCGCGCTACGAGATGCGCCTGGAGCTGGGGCTGGGTAATGAGGAGCACTGGCTGCTCACCACCGACCTCACCAAGGACTACGTGGACCTAAACGCGGACTATCGTTCCTGA
- the rpsB gene encoding 30S ribosomal protein S2, with the protein MAYVTMRELLEAGVHFGHQTGRWNPKMKPYIFGARNGIHIIDLQQTVVYFRKAYDFVVKSVAKGGEVLFVGTKRQAADIITEEAERCGMYYVNHRWLGGMLTNYQTIKRSVERYKWLEGIVEDGTIENYPKKEAMGLRRELAKLERNLGGIKDMGKLPSAVVIVDIKKEKIAVNEARRLKIPIVAMVDTNCDPEGIDYLIPGNDDAIRAIRLISGALATAANEGMALREQRGGAREAEDVQMPKDMPELTVGRPEEQEGPEVVVIRKEKTEAVEAKKEIAEAEAEVEAKPEPEAEAKPEPKAEAEAAASEEKPEA; encoded by the coding sequence ATGGCCTATGTGACCATGCGTGAGCTTTTGGAGGCCGGCGTCCACTTCGGCCACCAGACCGGCCGCTGGAACCCCAAGATGAAGCCTTACATCTTCGGGGCCCGCAACGGCATCCACATCATCGACCTGCAGCAGACCGTAGTCTACTTCCGCAAAGCTTATGACTTCGTGGTCAAGTCCGTGGCCAAGGGCGGCGAGGTGCTCTTCGTGGGCACCAAGCGCCAGGCGGCGGACATCATCACCGAAGAGGCCGAGCGCTGCGGCATGTATTACGTCAACCACCGCTGGCTGGGCGGCATGCTCACCAACTACCAGACCATCAAGCGTTCGGTAGAGCGCTACAAGTGGCTGGAAGGCATCGTGGAAGACGGCACCATCGAGAACTATCCCAAGAAGGAGGCCATGGGCCTCCGGCGCGAGCTGGCCAAGCTGGAGCGCAACCTGGGCGGCATCAAGGACATGGGCAAGCTGCCCTCCGCCGTGGTGATCGTGGATATCAAGAAAGAAAAGATCGCGGTCAACGAAGCCCGCCGCCTCAAGATTCCCATCGTGGCCATGGTGGACACCAACTGCGACCCCGAGGGCATCGACTACCTCATCCCGGGCAACGACGACGCCATCCGGGCCATCCGCCTGATCTCCGGCGCCTTGGCCACGGCCGCCAACGAGGGCATGGCCCTGCGCGAGCAGCGCGGCGGCGCCCGCGAGGCCGAGGACGTGCAGATGCCCAAGGACATGCCCGAGCTGACCGTGGGCCGCCCCGAGGAACAGGAAGGCCCCGAGGTGGTGGTGATCCGCAAGGAAAAGACCGAGGCCGTGGAGGCCAAGAAAGAGATCGCCGAGGCCGAGGCCGAGGTCGAGGCCAAGCCGGAGCCCGAAGCCGAGGCCAAGCCCGAGCCCAAGGCCGAGGCCGAGGCCGCCGCGAGCGAGGAAAAGCCCGAGGCCTAA
- the tsf gene encoding translation elongation factor Ts, producing the protein MNITAAMVKELRDKTNAGMMDCKKALGECDGDMEKAVDWLRQKGLSVAAKRAGRTASEGQIASYIHAGGKLGVMVEVNCETDFTGKTEEFGAFAKDLAMHIAAANPLCVSEEDLPAEVVEREREVYKAQAMEQGKPENIAEKMVVGKMKKFVSESCLMSQAFVKDTDLTIEDLVNELRAKTGENIQIRRFSRFVLGEES; encoded by the coding sequence GTGAACATCACCGCCGCCATGGTCAAAGAGTTGCGCGATAAAACCAACGCGGGCATGATGGATTGCAAGAAAGCCCTGGGCGAGTGTGACGGGGACATGGAAAAGGCCGTCGACTGGCTGCGCCAGAAGGGCCTGTCCGTGGCCGCCAAGCGCGCCGGCCGCACCGCCAGCGAGGGTCAGATCGCCAGCTACATTCACGCCGGCGGTAAGCTGGGCGTGATGGTCGAGGTCAACTGCGAGACCGACTTCACCGGCAAGACCGAGGAGTTCGGCGCCTTTGCCAAGGACCTGGCCATGCACATCGCCGCGGCCAACCCCCTCTGCGTCAGCGAGGAAGATCTCCCGGCCGAGGTGGTGGAGCGCGAGCGCGAGGTTTACAAGGCCCAGGCCATGGAGCAGGGTAAGCCGGAGAACATCGCCGAGAAGATGGTCGTCGGCAAGATGAAGAAGTTCGTGTCCGAGAGCTGCCTGATGAGCCAGGCCTTCGTCAAGGACACCGACCTGACCATCGAAGACCTGGTGAACGAGCTTCGGGCCAAGACCGGCGAGAACATTCAGATCCGGCGCTTCTCCCGCTTCGTGTTGGGCGAGGAGAGCTAA
- the pyrH gene encoding UMP kinase, with translation MSPSPAYGRVLLKLSGEALMGEASFGISLEVLDYVAGEVRKAHELGVQLGVVLGGGNIFRGVSASAAKMDRVQADNMGMLATVFNSIALQDALERLGVPTRVMTAITMPQVAEPYIRRRAIRHLEKGRVVICGAGTGNPYFSTDTAAALRAQEIGAEVLLKATKVDGIYDSDPVTHPEAVKYPTVTYDQVLAEHLKVMDSTAISLAGDNKLPVIVFNLLEPDNIKRVLLGEAVGSRVEV, from the coding sequence GTGAGCCCCAGCCCCGCCTACGGTAGGGTACTTTTAAAGCTTTCCGGCGAAGCCCTGATGGGCGAAGCCTCCTTCGGCATCTCGCTGGAGGTTTTGGACTACGTGGCCGGAGAGGTGAGAAAAGCCCACGAACTGGGCGTGCAGCTCGGCGTGGTGCTGGGCGGGGGCAACATCTTCCGGGGAGTGAGCGCCAGCGCGGCCAAGATGGACCGGGTGCAGGCCGACAACATGGGCATGTTGGCCACGGTGTTCAACTCCATCGCCTTGCAGGACGCCCTGGAGCGCCTGGGGGTGCCCACCCGGGTGATGACCGCCATCACCATGCCCCAGGTGGCCGAGCCCTACATCCGCCGCCGCGCCATCCGCCACCTGGAAAAGGGGCGGGTGGTCATCTGCGGGGCGGGGACCGGCAACCCCTACTTCAGCACCGACACCGCCGCCGCCCTGCGCGCGCAGGAGATCGGGGCCGAGGTGCTCCTGAAAGCCACCAAGGTCGACGGCATCTACGATTCCGATCCGGTCACCCACCCCGAGGCGGTCAAGTATCCCACCGTGACCTACGACCAGGTGCTGGCCGAGCACCTGAAGGTCATGGACTCCACGGCCATCAGCCTGGCGGGGGACAACAAGCTGCCGGTTATCGTTTTCAACCTTCTGGAGCCCGACAACATCAAGCGGGTGCTGCTGGGCGAAGCGGTGGGCTCCCGGGTGGAGGTATAG
- the frr gene encoding ribosome recycling factor: MIEDAKKEAKDLMDKAIEALNRDFKRVRTGRASVSLLDGVRADYYGAPTPLNQMASVSVPEPRLILIQPWDPSSCGAIEKAILKSDLGLTPANDGKVVRIAIPALTEERRKELVKVVKKMGEETKVAIRNARREANDILKEFKKEGEISEDDAFRGQDEVQKITDDFVAKVDELLEEKEKEILEF; the protein is encoded by the coding sequence ATGATTGAAGACGCCAAAAAAGAAGCCAAAGATCTGATGGACAAGGCCATCGAGGCCTTGAACCGCGACTTCAAGCGGGTGCGCACCGGACGGGCCTCGGTCTCGCTGTTGGACGGGGTACGGGCCGACTATTACGGCGCGCCCACCCCGCTGAACCAGATGGCCAGTGTTTCGGTGCCCGAGCCCCGGCTGATCCTCATCCAGCCCTGGGACCCCAGCTCTTGCGGCGCCATCGAAAAGGCGATCCTCAAGAGTGACCTGGGCCTGACCCCGGCCAACGACGGCAAGGTGGTGCGCATCGCCATCCCGGCCCTGACCGAAGAGCGCCGCAAGGAGCTGGTCAAGGTGGTCAAGAAGATGGGCGAGGAGACCAAGGTGGCCATCCGCAACGCCCGCCGCGAGGCCAACGACATCCTGAAGGAGTTCAAGAAGGAAGGCGAAATCAGCGAGGACGACGCCTTCCGGGGCCAGGACGAGGTGCAGAAGATCACCGACGACTTCGTGGCCAAGGTGGACGAGCTCCTGGAAGAGAAGGAAAAGGAGATCCTGGAGTTTTAG
- a CDS encoding isoprenyl transferase — protein MASQSTKTDPLASLDRSALPRHVAVIMDGNGRWAKRQGWRRVRGHEEGAESVRVIVRSCRKLGIAALTLYAFSEENWARPKAEVEALMRLLGRFLKKERQEMLDQGIRLNAIGSIERLPKGTKKLLDETMAATAGGSEMVLTLALSYGGRQELTQAARRLAAEAARGELDPEAIDEDALAARLYTQGLPEVDLMIRTSGELRVSNFLLWQIAYAEFYFTDTFFPDFREAELAKALQAYADRERRFGQTGDQLNGKG, from the coding sequence ATGGCTTCCCAATCCACCAAAACCGACCCCCTGGCGAGCCTGGATCGCTCCGCCCTGCCCCGCCACGTGGCGGTGATCATGGACGGCAACGGCCGCTGGGCCAAGCGCCAGGGCTGGCGCCGGGTGCGCGGCCACGAGGAAGGCGCCGAGAGCGTGCGGGTGATCGTGCGCTCCTGCCGCAAACTGGGCATCGCCGCCCTGACTCTCTATGCCTTTAGCGAGGAAAACTGGGCCCGGCCCAAGGCCGAGGTCGAGGCGCTGATGCGCCTGCTGGGCCGCTTTTTGAAAAAAGAGCGCCAGGAGATGCTGGACCAGGGCATCCGCCTCAACGCCATCGGCAGCATCGAGCGCCTGCCCAAGGGCACCAAGAAATTGCTCGACGAGACCATGGCCGCCACCGCCGGGGGCAGCGAGATGGTGCTCACCCTGGCGCTCAGCTACGGCGGCCGCCAGGAGCTGACCCAGGCCGCCCGCCGCTTGGCCGCCGAGGCCGCGCGCGGCGAGCTGGACCCCGAGGCCATCGACGAGGACGCCCTGGCCGCGCGGCTCTACACCCAGGGCCTACCCGAGGTGGACCTGATGATCCGCACCAGCGGCGAGCTACGGGTGAGCAACTTCCTGCTCTGGCAGATCGCTTATGCCGAGTTCTACTTCACCGACACCTTTTTCCCCGACTTCCGCGAGGCCGAGCTGGCCAAGGCCCTACAGGCCTACGCCGACCGCGAGCGCCGTTTCGGCCAAACCGGCGACCAACTGAACGGAAAAGGCTGA
- a CDS encoding phosphatidate cytidylyltransferase, whose amino-acid sequence MDQPTRRRPMSSLALRAATGLPLAGAALALILLLPLWVLGLIIAGLAGLGMYEYTRMVLPGPWRLPALAGVALAGLVSLAGLGGGGAAIGALVLGLLALVLVCALSGPELGQSWEEALKRGWGLAYSGGLFAALTVLLGLPNGRVLLLFALLCVVAADVGAYFAGHMWGKNKLAPGISPGKTIEGVAGGAILAAGLAAIFAALWLPDTGAGAGALLGLALALVSVGGDLVESALKRAAGVKDSGNILPGHGGILDRVDGILAGVAVFLLLRMLLWA is encoded by the coding sequence ATGGACCAGCCCACCCGACGCCGGCCCATGAGCAGTCTGGCCCTTCGCGCGGCCACCGGCCTGCCCCTGGCCGGCGCGGCTCTGGCCCTTATCCTGCTGCTGCCCCTGTGGGTGCTGGGCCTGATCATCGCGGGCCTGGCCGGCCTGGGCATGTACGAGTACACCCGCATGGTGCTGCCCGGCCCCTGGCGTTTGCCCGCCTTGGCCGGGGTGGCCCTGGCCGGGCTGGTCTCCCTGGCCGGCCTGGGCGGCGGCGGCGCGGCCATCGGCGCCCTGGTGCTGGGTCTGTTGGCCCTGGTGCTGGTCTGCGCCCTCAGCGGCCCGGAGCTGGGCCAGTCCTGGGAAGAGGCCCTCAAGCGGGGCTGGGGCCTGGCCTACAGCGGGGGGCTCTTCGCGGCCCTCACCGTGCTGCTGGGCCTGCCGAACGGCCGGGTGCTGCTGCTCTTCGCCCTGCTTTGCGTGGTGGCCGCCGACGTGGGGGCCTACTTCGCGGGGCACATGTGGGGCAAGAACAAGCTGGCTCCGGGCATCAGCCCGGGCAAGACCATCGAGGGCGTGGCCGGGGGCGCGATTCTCGCCGCCGGGTTGGCCGCCATCTTCGCGGCCCTGTGGCTGCCCGACACCGGCGCCGGAGCCGGGGCCCTGTTGGGCCTGGCGCTGGCCCTGGTCAGCGTGGGCGGCGACCTGGTGGAATCGGCCCTCAAGCGGGCCGCCGGAGTGAAGGACTCGGGCAACATCCTGCCCGGCCACGGCGGCATCCTGGACCGGGTGGACGGCATCCTGGCCGGGGTGGCGGTGTTCTTGCTGCTTAGGATGCTCTTGTGGGCGTAA
- a CDS encoding 1-deoxy-D-xylulose-5-phosphate reductoisomerase gives MGVKNLAILGSTGSIGLSTLEVIAAHRERFRVKSLAAARSVEALAAQAALVQPELVAVLDAESADKLKALLPAGLKCRIVHGPQGYLEAAAGCGAELVVSAMVGAAGLLPTYAALKAGIDVALANKETLVAAGELVMAAASESGAAIIPVDSEHSAIFQALMGNDRSAVKRIWLTASGGPFRDFSQAQLAKVTPAMALDHPNWSMGPKITIDSATLMNKGLEVIEAHWLFGRDYDEITVVVHPQSVVHSLVEYVDGSFIAQLGQPDMKTPIAFALAYPQRLPLDLPQLDLTQVASLTFRAPDLERFPALGLALAAGRAGGSAPATLNAANEVAVGLFLEGKLSYGQIAACVQGVLNTHQTRPLNSVAEVLETDREARAQARAWAAKQGEAA, from the coding sequence GTGGGCGTAAAGAACCTGGCCATACTGGGCTCCACCGGCTCCATCGGCCTGAGCACCCTGGAGGTCATCGCGGCCCACCGCGAGCGCTTCCGGGTGAAAAGCCTGGCCGCCGCCCGCTCGGTGGAGGCCCTTGCCGCCCAGGCGGCCCTGGTGCAGCCCGAGCTGGTGGCCGTCTTGGACGCCGAATCGGCGGACAAGCTCAAGGCGTTGTTGCCCGCCGGGCTCAAATGCCGGATCGTGCATGGGCCCCAGGGCTATCTGGAGGCCGCGGCAGGCTGCGGGGCGGAGCTGGTGGTCAGCGCCATGGTGGGCGCGGCCGGGCTCTTGCCCACCTACGCGGCCCTCAAGGCGGGCATCGACGTGGCCCTGGCCAACAAGGAGACCCTGGTGGCCGCCGGCGAGCTGGTCATGGCCGCCGCCTCGGAGAGCGGCGCGGCCATCATCCCGGTGGACAGCGAGCACTCGGCCATCTTCCAGGCGCTCATGGGCAACGACCGGAGCGCGGTCAAGCGCATCTGGCTGACGGCCAGCGGCGGTCCCTTCCGCGACTTTTCCCAGGCTCAATTGGCCAAGGTGACCCCGGCCATGGCCCTGGATCACCCCAACTGGTCCATGGGTCCCAAGATCACCATCGACTCGGCCACCCTGATGAACAAGGGCCTGGAGGTGATCGAGGCCCACTGGCTCTTCGGGCGCGACTACGACGAGATCACGGTGGTGGTGCATCCCCAGTCCGTGGTGCATTCGCTGGTGGAGTACGTGGACGGCTCTTTCATAGCCCAGCTGGGCCAGCCGGACATGAAGACGCCCATCGCCTTCGCCTTGGCCTACCCCCAGCGCCTGCCCCTGGACCTGCCCCAACTCGACCTGACCCAGGTGGCCTCGCTGACCTTCCGCGCCCCGGATCTGGAGCGCTTCCCGGCCCTGGGCCTGGCCCTGGCCGCCGGACGCGCCGGAGGCAGCGCCCCGGCCACCCTCAACGCGGCCAACGAGGTGGCGGTCGGTCTGTTCCTGGAGGGCAAGCTCTCCTACGGCCAGATCGCGGCCTGCGTGCAAGGCGTGCTGAACACCCACCAGACCCGGCCCCTGAACAGCGTGGCCGAGGTGTTGGAGACCGACCGCGAGGCCCGCGCCCAAGCCCGCGCCTGGGCCGCCAAGCAAGGAGAAGCGGCATGA
- the rseP gene encoding RIP metalloprotease RseP, whose translation MTILWAAIMLGVLIFVHELGHFLVAKKAGVGVSTFSLGFGPRLIGFKKGETDYRLSAIPLGGFVRMVGESPSDEVAPEDEARSFSHKPVGWRLAIVSAGPLSNIAFALIAYFFLMMVWGLPTMTTSVGDVLAGSPALEAGLQKGDRVLAINGQAVDQWTDMVRLIQGSGGKPIRVELARGNQRKDVVIHPREEETTDIFGEKHRVFRVGIVASQEMVVQDVGLGQAIVLAAQKTYWAGELIVMSVVKIIQAKVSVDNLGGPIMIAQVAGQAASQGLAPLISLAALISVNLAILNLLPIPALDGGHIFFFLIEAITRRPVSVSTREKAQQVGMVLLILLMVFIFYNDIARIVGGGAQ comes from the coding sequence ATGACCATCTTGTGGGCAGCCATCATGCTGGGCGTGCTGATTTTCGTGCACGAGCTGGGCCACTTCCTGGTGGCCAAGAAGGCCGGGGTTGGGGTGAGCACCTTTTCCCTGGGCTTCGGCCCGCGTTTGATCGGCTTCAAGAAGGGCGAGACCGACTACCGCCTCTCGGCCATCCCCTTGGGCGGCTTCGTGCGCATGGTGGGCGAGAGCCCCAGCGACGAGGTGGCCCCGGAAGACGAGGCCCGGAGCTTTTCCCACAAGCCGGTGGGCTGGCGACTGGCCATAGTCTCGGCCGGGCCGCTGTCCAACATCGCCTTCGCGCTCATCGCCTATTTCTTCCTGATGATGGTCTGGGGCCTGCCCACCATGACCACCTCGGTGGGCGACGTGCTGGCCGGTTCCCCGGCCCTGGAGGCGGGGCTGCAAAAGGGCGACCGGGTGCTGGCCATCAACGGCCAGGCCGTGGACCAGTGGACCGACATGGTCCGGCTGATCCAGGGCTCGGGCGGCAAGCCCATCCGGGTGGAGCTGGCCCGGGGCAACCAGCGCAAGGACGTGGTGATCCATCCCCGCGAGGAGGAGACCACCGACATCTTCGGCGAGAAGCACCGGGTGTTTCGGGTGGGCATCGTGGCCAGCCAGGAGATGGTTGTCCAGGACGTGGGCCTGGGCCAGGCCATAGTCCTGGCCGCCCAAAAGACCTACTGGGCCGGCGAGCTCATCGTCATGAGCGTGGTCAAGATCATCCAGGCCAAGGTCTCGGTGGACAACCTGGGCGGGCCCATCATGATCGCCCAGGTGGCGGGCCAGGCGGCCAGCCAGGGCCTGGCCCCCTTGATCAGCCTGGCCGCGCTCATCTCGGTGAACCTGGCCATCCTGAACCTTTTGCCCATCCCCGCCCTGGACGGCGGCCACATCTTCTTCTTCCTCATTGAGGCGATCACCCGACGGCCGGTATCGGTGTCCACCCGCGAAAAGGCCCAGCAGGTGGGCATGGTGCTTCTCATCCTGCTCATGGTCTTCATCTTCTACAACGACATCGCCCGCATCGTGGGCGGGGGCGCCCAGTAG
- the tsaB gene encoding tRNA (adenosine(37)-N6)-threonylcarbamoyltransferase complex dimerization subunit type 1 TsaB encodes MLVLSLDTSLSGGGAALAAGGRVLAEAYLEPGPGFSQRLLPGVEAVLAQAQVERAQLEGLAVTLGPGFFTGLRVAIATAQGLALGLDLPVIGVSSLRLLAEAAPMTDKTIWALADARRGLLYAASFEYQTGRLARREPDMAISPELLAQRIEAPALLLGPGARLLEPEELAPGLELAGEELDQPRPGLLALMGERRLERGQGVSPLTLRPRYCRPSDAEVRFGLPLDEYRLVQ; translated from the coding sequence GTGCTGGTCCTGTCCCTGGACACCTCGCTCTCCGGCGGCGGCGCGGCCTTGGCCGCTGGCGGCCGGGTGCTGGCCGAGGCTTATTTGGAGCCCGGCCCCGGCTTTTCCCAGCGCCTGCTGCCCGGAGTGGAGGCGGTGCTGGCCCAGGCACAGGTGGAGCGCGCCCAGCTGGAAGGCCTGGCCGTCACCCTGGGGCCCGGTTTCTTCACCGGCCTGCGCGTGGCCATCGCCACCGCCCAGGGCCTGGCCTTGGGGCTCGATCTCCCGGTGATCGGGGTGAGCAGCCTGCGCCTGCTGGCCGAGGCCGCCCCCATGACCGACAAGACCATCTGGGCCCTGGCCGACGCGCGGCGGGGCCTGTTGTACGCGGCCTCGTTCGAATACCAAACCGGCCGTCTGGCCCGCCGGGAGCCGGACATGGCCATAAGCCCCGAGCTGTTGGCCCAGCGCATCGAGGCCCCGGCCCTGCTTCTGGGCCCGGGGGCGCGCCTGCTGGAGCCCGAGGAGCTGGCCCCCGGCCTGGAGCTGGCCGGTGAGGAGCTGGACCAGCCCCGGCCCGGCCTGCTGGCCCTCATGGGCGAACGCCGCCTGGAGCGCGGCCAGGGGGTTTCGCCCCTGACCCTCAGGCCCCGCTACTGCCGCCCCTCGGACGCGGAGGTGCGCTTCGGGCTGCCCCTGGATGAATACCGCCTGGTGCAGTAA
- a CDS encoding SIMPL domain-containing protein (The SIMPL domain is named for its presence in mouse protein SIMPL (signalling molecule that associates with mouse pelle-like kinase). Bacterial member BP26, from Brucella, was shown to assemble into a channel-like structure, while YggE from E. coli has been associated with resistance to oxidative stress.): MRRVTALSLICLVCLLAVPAWAVGPATISVQGRAALELAPDLGRLTVGVTSRAATAKAAAQANATVMAKVRAALKAKLGKGDTLESAGYWLRPVTRWNKAQQKSEVIAYEASHRLALSSREAGSLGALMDAAVGAGANSIDGPRWGLADPASAQRQALAAAFADAKARAQALAEAAGAPLGPVKKIKAGAAERPVPLAAMRLAKSAEANTELTPGLVTVSAEVTCIFALGETGRGKPKK; encoded by the coding sequence ATGCGCCGCGTGACCGCCCTTAGCCTCATCTGCCTCGTCTGTCTCCTGGCTGTTCCGGCCTGGGCCGTGGGCCCGGCCACCATCAGCGTGCAGGGGCGGGCCGCCCTGGAGCTGGCCCCGGATTTGGGGCGGCTCACGGTGGGCGTGACCAGCCGCGCGGCCACCGCCAAAGCGGCGGCCCAGGCCAACGCCACGGTGATGGCCAAGGTGCGCGCCGCGCTCAAGGCCAAGCTGGGCAAGGGCGACACCCTGGAGAGCGCCGGCTACTGGCTGCGGCCGGTGACCCGCTGGAACAAGGCTCAGCAAAAGAGCGAAGTGATCGCCTACGAGGCCAGCCACCGCCTGGCTCTGAGCAGCCGCGAGGCGGGGAGCCTGGGCGCGCTTATGGACGCGGCGGTGGGCGCCGGCGCCAACAGCATCGACGGCCCCCGCTGGGGCCTGGCCGACCCGGCCTCGGCCCAGCGCCAGGCCCTGGCCGCCGCCTTTGCCGACGCCAAGGCGCGGGCCCAGGCCCTGGCCGAGGCCGCCGGAGCGCCCCTGGGCCCGGTGAAGAAGATCAAAGCCGGCGCGGCGGAGCGCCCGGTGCCCCTGGCCGCCATGCGTCTGGCCAAAAGCGCCGAGGCCAACACCGAACTAACCCCCGGCCTGGTAACGGTCAGCGCCGAGGTAACCTGTATATTCGCCCTGGGAGAAACCGGCCGGGGCAAGCCAAAGAAATAA
- a CDS encoding YdcH family protein — protein MEPNDIAMIQANLEDQPELAQLWAEHQELEKKLDEMNQRLYLTTEEQVERKQLQKLKLAGRDRMEQILADLRGASA, from the coding sequence ATGGAACCCAACGACATCGCCATGATCCAGGCCAACCTGGAGGACCAACCCGAGCTGGCCCAGCTCTGGGCAGAGCACCAGGAGCTGGAGAAAAAGCTGGACGAGATGAACCAGCGTCTCTACCTGACCACCGAGGAGCAGGTGGAGCGCAAGCAACTGCAAAAGTTGAAGCTGGCCGGCCGCGACCGCATGGAGCAGATCCTGGCCGACCTGCGCGGCGCCTCGGCCTGA
- a CDS encoding phosphatidylserine decarboxylase family protein, which yields MDKFPLARPGWPYVLGSLVLALVASALLPWWLAAPLWIVFALILNFFRDPARTSDAGPGALLSPADGKVVVVRQATHPGVPGGDCLMVSIFMNIFDVHVNRAPLEGRVMKVEHHPGGYLPADRPEAPTANERVELTLAGRGGATIVVAQVAGLVARRIECWVAGGVALARGQRYGMIRFGSRLDLYLPPEADVRVAPGQKVRAGQTVIAEV from the coding sequence ATGGACAAGTTCCCCCTGGCCCGCCCCGGCTGGCCTTATGTACTGGGCTCCCTGGTCCTGGCCCTGGTGGCCAGCGCCCTGCTGCCCTGGTGGCTGGCCGCTCCCCTGTGGATCGTCTTCGCCCTGATCCTCAACTTCTTCCGCGACCCGGCGCGCACCAGCGACGCCGGGCCGGGCGCGTTGCTCTCTCCGGCCGACGGCAAGGTGGTGGTGGTTCGCCAGGCCACCCACCCCGGCGTGCCCGGAGGCGATTGCCTCATGGTCTCCATCTTCATGAACATCTTTGACGTGCACGTGAACCGGGCCCCCCTGGAGGGCCGGGTGATGAAGGTGGAGCACCATCCCGGCGGCTATTTGCCCGCCGACCGCCCCGAGGCACCCACGGCCAACGAGCGGGTGGAGCTGACCCTGGCCGGGCGCGGCGGGGCTACCATTGTGGTGGCCCAGGTGGCCGGCCTGGTGGCCCGGCGCATCGAATGCTGGGTGGCCGGGGGGGTTGCATTGGCGCGCGGCCAACGGTACGGTATGATTAGATTCGGTTCCCGCCTGGACCTCTACCTCCCTCCGGAGGCGGATGTGCGGGTGGCTCCCGGCCAGAAAGTACGGGCCGGGCAAACGGTGATCGCGGAGGTTTAA